In the genome of Lycorma delicatula isolate Av1 chromosome 8, ASM4794821v1, whole genome shotgun sequence, one region contains:
- the LOC142329048 gene encoding UDP-glucosyltransferase 2-like isoform X1: MVINYVSFLILSVLNLTACSNILSVCPTASYSHQESWLGIVPSLIKRGHNVTVITCNPEILEPHPNLHVINVNICYATLSKFESESNSFSIQNYMSPREFFPPVNDLLAKYIDETFSSEAVKNMLRSNDTKFDLLIYEGLHPGLLAFKYHYNVPSIVMFTTPLFGAVHFLMGNPVNPSYIPSFVTTFSDKMTFSERLMNTYYLLYEIYIRYYYTYPKMDAVMKKHFGNDIPSSRELEMDNSLLILSGDLSQSYPMPVQPNTINVGTLHIKPNKPLPKDLQNFMDNAKDGVIYFSLGSNKKISTLSEETRNAFVKAFEQFPKVKVLMKWESDIEFPNKPANVYLKKWLPQKDILAHKNIKLFITHGGHQSRQEAVHYGVPLISIPFFYDQEWNAKKSFEEEAGLIINFFEVTYDKVYHALKELLNNDKYKRNMERLSAISKDKAMANVETAIWWVEYVIRHKGAPHLRPAVQDLYWFQYTLLDIIAFISMLLFLFVYFIYFIVKKLLFSSLYKIKIKSQ, from the exons ATG gTTATTAATTACGTTTCATTTTTAATCCTTTCTGTATTGAATTTAACTGCATGTAGTAATATACTTTCAGTATGTCCTACTGCATCGTACAGTCATCAAGAATCCTGGCTTGGTATAGTTCCAAGTTTAATCAAAAGAGGCCATAATGTAACAGTAATAACTTGTAATCCTGAAATCTTG gaacCACATCCAAATCTTCATGTAATCAATGTAAACATCTGTTACGCTACGCTTAGTAAATTTGAAAGCGAAAGTAATAGTTTTTCTATCCAAAATTATATGTCGCCAAGGGAATTTTTTCCGCCTGTAAATGATTTACTTGCCAAATATATAGATGAAACATTTAGCTCCGAAGCTGTAAAAAATATGCTCAG GTCAAAcgatacaaaatttgatttgttaatttacGAAGGACTACATCCAGGCTTGTTAgcatttaaatatcattataacgTACCATCTATAGTCATGTTTACCACACCATTATTTGGagcagtacattttttaatgggtAATCCAGTTAATCCGTCGTATATACCATCATTTGTGACCACTTTTAGTGACAAAATGACGTTTTCTGAACGGCTaatgaatacatattatttattatacgagATTTATATTCGTTATTATTATACTTACCCCAAAATGGATGCTGTAATGAAAAAGCATTTTGGAAATGACATACCTTCATCAAGAGAACTTGAAATGgataacagtttattaatattatctggAGATTTATCACAATCATATCCGATGCCAGTACAGCCAAATACGATTAACGTTGGAACTTTACATATAAAACCAAACAAGCCATTACCAAAG gatttacaaaattttatggacAATGCAAAAGACGGTGTCATTTACTTCAGTCTAGGGagtaataagaaaatttcaacattatcaGAAGAAACACGAAATGCTTTTGTAAAAGCATTTGAACAATTTCCTAAAGTTAAAGTATTAATGAAATGGGAATCTGATATCGAATTTCCCAATAAACCAGCAAATGTGTATCTTAAAAAATGGTTACCGCAAAAGGACATTCTTg ctcacaaaaacataaaattgtttattactcaCGGCGGCCATCAAAGTCGTCAGGAAGCTGTACATTACGGAGTACCATTAATATCAATACCATTCTTTTACGATCAAGAATGGAACGCAAAGAAAAGTTTCGAAGAAGAAGCCGGActcataattaatttctttgaagtaACATACGATAAAGTATACCATGCTTTGAAGGAATTATTGAATAACGACAA atacaAAAGAAACATGGAAAGGTTATCAGCAATTTCAAAAGATAAAGCAATGGCAAACGTGGAAACTGCTATTTGGTGGGTAGAATATGTGATAAGACACAAAGGTGCGCCGCATTTAAGACCAGCTGTACAAGATTTATATTGGTTTCAATACACATTATTGGATATTATTGCATTTATctcaatgttattatttttgtttgtttattttatatactttattgttaaaaaattattattttcttccctttataagattaaaataaaatcacagtaa
- the LOC142329048 gene encoding UDP-glucosyltransferase 2-like isoform X2 — MSPREFFPPVNDLLAKYIDETFSSEAVKNMLRSNDTKFDLLIYEGLHPGLLAFKYHYNVPSIVMFTTPLFGAVHFLMGNPVNPSYIPSFVTTFSDKMTFSERLMNTYYLLYEIYIRYYYTYPKMDAVMKKHFGNDIPSSRELEMDNSLLILSGDLSQSYPMPVQPNTINVGTLHIKPNKPLPKDLQNFMDNAKDGVIYFSLGSNKKISTLSEETRNAFVKAFEQFPKVKVLMKWESDIEFPNKPANVYLKKWLPQKDILAHKNIKLFITHGGHQSRQEAVHYGVPLISIPFFYDQEWNAKKSFEEEAGLIINFFEVTYDKVYHALKELLNNDKYKRNMERLSAISKDKAMANVETAIWWVEYVIRHKGAPHLRPAVQDLYWFQYTLLDIIAFISMLLFLFVYFIYFIVKKLLFSSLYKIKIKSQ; from the exons ATGTCGCCAAGGGAATTTTTTCCGCCTGTAAATGATTTACTTGCCAAATATATAGATGAAACATTTAGCTCCGAAGCTGTAAAAAATATGCTCAG GTCAAAcgatacaaaatttgatttgttaatttacGAAGGACTACATCCAGGCTTGTTAgcatttaaatatcattataacgTACCATCTATAGTCATGTTTACCACACCATTATTTGGagcagtacattttttaatgggtAATCCAGTTAATCCGTCGTATATACCATCATTTGTGACCACTTTTAGTGACAAAATGACGTTTTCTGAACGGCTaatgaatacatattatttattatacgagATTTATATTCGTTATTATTATACTTACCCCAAAATGGATGCTGTAATGAAAAAGCATTTTGGAAATGACATACCTTCATCAAGAGAACTTGAAATGgataacagtttattaatattatctggAGATTTATCACAATCATATCCGATGCCAGTACAGCCAAATACGATTAACGTTGGAACTTTACATATAAAACCAAACAAGCCATTACCAAAG gatttacaaaattttatggacAATGCAAAAGACGGTGTCATTTACTTCAGTCTAGGGagtaataagaaaatttcaacattatcaGAAGAAACACGAAATGCTTTTGTAAAAGCATTTGAACAATTTCCTAAAGTTAAAGTATTAATGAAATGGGAATCTGATATCGAATTTCCCAATAAACCAGCAAATGTGTATCTTAAAAAATGGTTACCGCAAAAGGACATTCTTg ctcacaaaaacataaaattgtttattactcaCGGCGGCCATCAAAGTCGTCAGGAAGCTGTACATTACGGAGTACCATTAATATCAATACCATTCTTTTACGATCAAGAATGGAACGCAAAGAAAAGTTTCGAAGAAGAAGCCGGActcataattaatttctttgaagtaACATACGATAAAGTATACCATGCTTTGAAGGAATTATTGAATAACGACAA atacaAAAGAAACATGGAAAGGTTATCAGCAATTTCAAAAGATAAAGCAATGGCAAACGTGGAAACTGCTATTTGGTGGGTAGAATATGTGATAAGACACAAAGGTGCGCCGCATTTAAGACCAGCTGTACAAGATTTATATTGGTTTCAATACACATTATTGGATATTATTGCATTTATctcaatgttattatttttgtttgtttattttatatactttattgttaaaaaattattattttcttccctttataagattaaaataaaatcacagtaa